The Thermococcus sp. MV5 genome includes a window with the following:
- a CDS encoding S-layer protein — translation MKDSTALVFTLLIFFSLFLVSPVSAGSLHIGTLIVDGTEYKIEGSTLLQEGNIIVQNGGKLIIKNATLELLQDYHAHYGIIIKDNSQLIVENSIITSDYQFYIRFHSNSKGSFVGLSFTKKAPIISLSSGRPILEIVDSSFDALEVTSYLSGAQVTIKNSEFALYSWLSEEVNVTNLYEGFKLGSASIVSEKYVVNIHNSTISGTWMWTQKDAEVIIKDSYVGTIEIRDFPSIYLVNSTVGTFIPRLGDIEVSMSLNPGFYENYTIDLTHEGAWFLRLENSSILEWDVNILSNTKVMLQGSKLAHIALTAQDKNSTVFIKDSEISWLEIKDFKGLITFDHATITGWVSIYKETETTQEVKIDGNVTIFPNTLNFMFGLKWNDSIVKRRYPIILKEGMFYNAYKNYSIEIKDPEGNSVYSSSIVNMESPTLIFNLSNYDKSFSLILYGENSELTVTSISLLTSTPISLKVGDKLDISKIRASPIIYGEGRVDKEYAWTFWRKMCSDKVPRHCTESEIVVLIGGPVANKLTKEYMDNFPVEVTNEYPGKGKGVIEAALIDGKIYILVAGSDRWGTKAGVEILKNLDYISEKPIFVDWNDGNPRIIPGR, via the coding sequence ATGAAAGATTCAACTGCATTGGTTTTCACATTATTGATATTTTTCAGTCTCTTTTTAGTTTCTCCTGTTAGTGCTGGCTCACTTCACATTGGAACTTTGATTGTAGATGGTACTGAATATAAAATAGAAGGCTCTACACTTCTTCAAGAGGGTAACATAATAGTACAGAATGGTGGAAAACTAATAATTAAAAATGCCACTCTCGAGCTCCTTCAAGATTACCACGCCCATTATGGAATTATTATTAAAGATAACTCTCAACTAATAGTAGAGAACTCCATAATTACATCGGACTACCAGTTCTACATTAGATTCCACAGTAATTCAAAAGGAAGTTTTGTGGGGTTATCATTCACAAAGAAAGCTCCCATCATTTCATTATCTAGTGGTCGTCCAATTCTTGAAATCGTTGATTCAAGCTTTGATGCATTGGAAGTGACTTCTTACTTGTCTGGAGCCCAAGTAACTATTAAAAACTCGGAATTTGCTCTTTATTCTTGGTTGAGTGAAGAGGTAAATGTTACGAATCTCTATGAGGGATTTAAGCTTGGAAGTGCATCAATAGTATCCGAGAAATATGTAGTGAATATTCACAATTCTACAATCTCTGGAACATGGATGTGGACTCAAAAAGATGCTGAGGTCATTATAAAAGATTCTTATGTGGGCACTATTGAGATAAGGGACTTCCCCAGCATTTATCTTGTGAATTCTACTGTTGGGACATTTATTCCACGTTTGGGAGATATTGAAGTTAGCATGAGTCTAAACCCCGGGTTTTATGAAAACTACACCATTGACCTAACTCATGAAGGAGCTTGGTTCTTAAGACTTGAGAATTCAAGTATCCTTGAATGGGATGTGAACATACTTTCCAACACCAAGGTTATGCTCCAAGGATCTAAACTTGCTCATATTGCTCTTACAGCACAGGACAAGAATTCCACAGTATTTATAAAAGACTCAGAAATATCTTGGCTTGAAATAAAAGACTTCAAGGGCTTAATAACCTTTGATCACGCCACAATAACTGGATGGGTTAGTATCTACAAGGAAACTGAAACAACTCAAGAAGTAAAGATTGATGGTAACGTAACGATATTTCCAAATACTCTTAATTTCATGTTTGGGCTTAAATGGAATGATTCAATTGTTAAGCGTAGGTATCCAATTATTCTAAAGGAAGGGATGTTCTACAATGCTTACAAGAACTATTCGATTGAGATAAAGGATCCTGAAGGAAATTCAGTTTATTCTTCCTCCATAGTTAATATGGAATCCCCAACACTAATATTCAACTTAAGCAATTATGATAAGAGCTTTTCCTTGATTTTGTATGGGGAGAACAGTGAACTCACAGTGACTTCCATTTCCCTCCTCACAAGCACTCCCATCTCTCTTAAGGTGGGAGATAAATTGGATATATCTAAGATTCGTGCTTCTCCAATAATTTATGGGGAAGGGAGAGTCGACAAAGAGTATGCATGGACATTCTGGAGAAAAATGTGTTCTGATAAAGTACCAAGGCACTGTACGGAATCCGAAATAGTGGTATTAATCGGGGGCCCTGTGGCCAACAAGTTAACTAAAGAATACATGGATAATTTTCCAGTGGAAGTTACAAATGAGTATCCTGGAAAAGGAAAAGGAGTCATTGAAGCAGCACTGATAGATGGGAAAATCTATATTCTAGTGGCTGGCTCAGATAGGTGGGGAACAAAAGCAGGTGTTGAAATACTTAAGAACCTAGATTATATTTCAGAAAAGCCAATTTTTGTAGATTGGAACGATGGAAATCCTAGAATTATTCCTGGTAGATAA
- a CDS encoding DUF473 domain-containing protein, whose amino-acid sequence MELLVLAGIARKALDQILRNPYRTIEVRSARNVIVIQNLKPGERLFLTYETPQDITHGTEGVIAEILRIERMEQRIPWEESDEREQTVCRVQLRLKGLGKVIEVSKEENMVKVKVREMLPHEMAMG is encoded by the coding sequence ATGGAGCTTCTTGTACTCGCGGGAATAGCTCGAAAAGCTCTTGATCAAATTTTAAGAAATCCTTACCGAACGATAGAGGTAAGGAGTGCTAGGAATGTAATAGTCATTCAAAACCTAAAACCCGGAGAAAGACTTTTCTTAACATATGAAACCCCTCAAGACATAACACATGGAACCGAGGGTGTAATAGCAGAGATCCTTAGAATAGAGAGAATGGAGCAAAGAATCCCGTGGGAAGAAAGCGATGAAAGAGAACAAACAGTTTGCAGGGTCCAATTGAGACTCAAAGGATTGGGGAAAGTCATTGAAGTCTCAAAAGAGGAAAATATGGTGAAAGTAAAAGTTAGGGAAATGCTTCCGCACGAAATGGCTATGGGTTAA
- a CDS encoding proteasome assembly chaperone family protein, whose product MKTPAELILPDIENPIFIEGYPGIGLVGHIAANFLTKELKMEPIGYVESSFLPPVSIILEGKPNPPLRFYRKDNIIVAVADIYIPPTLVNEIAKEITTYLKRNNAEKVISLGGMGIGLFKEHMDVWGIGGSEEENKDLENLGVKILKYGSIMGMSGKLLWEASKEKLKAYALLGETFGDRPDPRAAANIIEILKKLVPIGVSTEPLLKEAQMIEEQLRRMHEQMESARRRAEKEYERVYL is encoded by the coding sequence ATGAAAACGCCCGCAGAGCTCATTCTACCAGATATTGAAAACCCTATTTTCATTGAAGGGTATCCAGGAATAGGATTGGTGGGCCACATAGCTGCTAATTTTCTTACAAAAGAGCTTAAAATGGAGCCAATAGGATATGTTGAAAGTTCTTTCTTACCTCCCGTCTCTATAATCCTTGAAGGAAAACCAAATCCCCCATTAAGATTTTACAGAAAAGACAACATAATTGTGGCCGTGGCAGATATTTATATTCCCCCAACTCTTGTAAACGAAATAGCAAAAGAAATAACAACATATTTAAAACGTAACAATGCTGAAAAAGTAATCTCCCTTGGTGGAATGGGTATTGGACTCTTCAAGGAACACATGGATGTTTGGGGAATTGGAGGAAGTGAAGAAGAAAATAAAGATTTAGAAAATCTCGGTGTCAAAATACTAAAATATGGGTCAATAATGGGTATGAGTGGAAAACTTCTATGGGAAGCCAGTAAAGAAAAACTTAAGGCGTACGCTTTATTAGGTGAGACTTTTGGAGATAGACCAGATCCAAGGGCCGCAGCAAACATTATAGAGATTCTAAAGAAACTTGTCCCCATAGGTGTTTCAACAGAACCACTCCTTAAAGAGGCCCAAATGATTGAAGAACAGTTAAGAAGAATGCATGAACAGATGGAATCCGCTAGAAGAAGAGCAGAAAAAGAGTATGAAAGGGTTTACCTGTGA